One region of Halohasta litchfieldiae genomic DNA includes:
- a CDS encoding alpha,alpha-trehalose-phosphate synthase (UDP-forming) has translation MAESTQQSLDDTLSVLENWDLIVVSNRQPYRHTFDDNDEIAVDRPAGGLTAGLDPVVQQTDGTWVAWGDGDADREATDDANSVRVPPEDPAYTLKRVWLSESDVADYYYGFSNRVLWPLSHSLENKVTFEDRHWERYREVNQQFADSVVDSVATDDGSVGTETDDSNSLVWFQDYHFGLAPQFVREEVGDEALLSHFWHIPWPEREVFRDCPHQTELLRGLLANDLLGFHIPDYCANFLDCVATILPEAAVDWESWTVEREGHECRVRSFPMGVDTERIAEYAAAPDEGFWAEFRAEYGIPEDQAVAVGIDRLDYTKGIPERLAAIEHLLETEPNWLGEFTYVQKATPSRTEIPEYRELGRQVDRDIERINERFGTDDWQPIIEIEDYLTEEALYGLCRHSDLAIVSPLADGMNLVAMEYVSAQIDHTGVLLLSDRAGADDLLGDAAVTIDPTDTETFASRLDLALSMPDEERQRRMRALRSVVATTNIQSWMADVFDATLALEQQVDTTETDVRSH, from the coding sequence ATGGCTGAGTCGACCCAACAATCCCTCGACGACACACTATCAGTACTCGAAAACTGGGATTTGATCGTCGTCTCGAACCGCCAGCCCTACCGTCACACCTTCGACGACAACGACGAAATCGCTGTCGACCGACCGGCTGGCGGACTCACGGCTGGGCTCGACCCGGTCGTCCAGCAGACCGACGGCACGTGGGTCGCGTGGGGTGACGGCGACGCCGACCGGGAAGCCACCGACGATGCCAACTCCGTCCGTGTCCCGCCGGAGGATCCGGCCTACACGCTGAAACGCGTCTGGCTCTCGGAGTCCGACGTCGCCGACTACTATTACGGCTTCAGTAATCGAGTCCTCTGGCCGCTGTCTCACAGTCTCGAAAATAAAGTCACCTTCGAGGACCGCCACTGGGAACGGTACCGCGAGGTCAACCAGCAGTTCGCCGACAGCGTGGTCGACAGCGTTGCCACAGACGACGGCAGCGTCGGGACGGAGACCGACGACAGCAACAGCCTCGTCTGGTTTCAGGACTACCATTTCGGACTCGCACCACAGTTCGTCCGCGAGGAAGTCGGCGACGAGGCCCTGCTGAGCCACTTTTGGCACATCCCGTGGCCCGAACGCGAGGTGTTCAGGGATTGTCCCCACCAGACCGAACTCCTCCGTGGCCTGCTGGCTAACGATCTGTTGGGATTCCATATCCCGGACTACTGTGCCAACTTCCTCGACTGTGTGGCGACGATCCTTCCCGAGGCCGCAGTCGACTGGGAGTCGTGGACCGTCGAACGCGAGGGCCACGAGTGCCGAGTTCGGTCGTTCCCGATGGGCGTCGACACCGAACGGATCGCCGAGTATGCGGCCGCGCCCGACGAGGGGTTCTGGGCGGAGTTCCGCGCCGAATACGGAATTCCCGAGGATCAAGCGGTCGCAGTCGGGATCGACCGTCTCGACTACACCAAGGGCATCCCCGAGCGACTGGCCGCAATCGAACACCTGTTGGAAACCGAACCCAACTGGCTCGGCGAATTTACGTACGTCCAGAAGGCGACACCGAGTCGAACCGAGATCCCGGAGTACCGCGAACTCGGTCGACAGGTCGACCGGGATATCGAACGAATCAACGAGCGGTTCGGCACCGACGACTGGCAGCCAATAATCGAGATCGAGGACTATCTGACCGAGGAGGCGCTGTACGGCCTCTGTCGACACAGCGATCTCGCTATCGTCAGCCCGCTGGCCGACGGGATGAACCTCGTCGCCATGGAGTACGTCTCGGCCCAGATCGACCACACCGGCGTGCTGCTTCTCAGCGACCGCGCCGGAGCCGACGACCTCCTCGGTGATGCCGCAGTCACAATCGATCCAACCGACACCGAGACGTTCGCCTCCCGGCTCGATCTCGCTCTGTCGATGCCCGACGAGGAACGACAGCGCCGGATGCGCGCACTCCGGTCTGTGGTCGCGACCACCAACATCCAGTCGTGGATGGCCGACGTCTTCGACGCGACGCTCGCACTCGAACAGCAAGTCGACACTACAGAGACCGATGTCAGATCACACTAA
- the tenA gene encoding thiaminase II translates to MSGSQRLLEAGTEIWEAQKSHPFVVELAEGTLDPAAFEHWITQDYRYLQDYARLFAIAGPKARDEETMTGLLAIAHSILDTEMDLHRSFAADYGISQANLEATEKAPTCVAYTNFLLRTAYEGSLAEIAAALYPCMQGYLDIADHMTELADENHQYTQFIETYTSDEFREDVQWGREFVDHCWETNPGEHEAMKAAFLTSAKLEYRFWEMAYTQEDWGL, encoded by the coding sequence ATGTCAGGAAGCCAGCGACTGCTGGAAGCAGGCACGGAGATCTGGGAAGCACAGAAATCCCATCCGTTCGTCGTCGAACTCGCCGAAGGAACGCTTGATCCGGCGGCGTTCGAACACTGGATTACACAGGATTATCGGTATCTCCAAGATTACGCCCGCCTGTTTGCGATTGCGGGACCCAAAGCCCGAGATGAGGAGACGATGACCGGGCTGTTGGCCATTGCCCACAGTATTCTCGATACCGAGATGGATCTTCATCGGTCGTTTGCAGCTGACTACGGTATTTCGCAGGCCAACCTCGAAGCCACCGAGAAGGCACCGACCTGCGTGGCCTACACCAACTTTTTGTTACGGACTGCCTACGAGGGGAGTCTCGCCGAAATCGCCGCCGCGCTCTACCCCTGTATGCAGGGGTATCTCGACATTGCCGATCATATGACCGAGCTGGCCGACGAAAACCACCAGTATACCCAATTCATCGAGACCTACACGAGCGATGAGTTCCGCGAGGACGTGCAGTGGGGCCGTGAGTTCGTCGACCACTGCTGGGAGACCAATCCCGGCGAACACGAGGCGATGAAGGCCGCATTTCTCACCAGCGCAAAACTCGAATACCGGTTTTGGGAGATGGCCTACACACAGGAGGACTGGGGACTATGA
- a CDS encoding TenA family protein, with product MSGDGPATPDTYEAYAASTTEPRFTDWLRERSEPQWTAATSHRFTQQLGAGTLNEAVFSRYLIQDYAFVDTLVGVFGHAVGQAPTMAAKRRLIEFLDVITDDENAFFERSFDALDVPVAERTDPELTDTTEAMTDLLTAAANQGGYAETLAVLVPAEWVYLTWATAEADDRPDAFYFSEWIDLHVNPGFVSFVDWLRGQLDSVGPTLSPRQQGRVARLFERTVALEVDFFEAAYDAQ from the coding sequence ATGAGCGGCGACGGACCAGCGACTCCCGACACCTACGAGGCCTACGCCGCTTCCACCACCGAACCGCGGTTCACTGATTGGCTCCGCGAGCGGTCGGAGCCACAGTGGACTGCTGCCACCAGTCACCGATTTACCCAACAGTTGGGTGCTGGCACGCTCAACGAGGCGGTCTTTAGTCGGTACCTAATACAAGATTATGCCTTCGTCGACACCCTCGTTGGCGTCTTTGGCCACGCGGTTGGCCAAGCACCCACGATGGCTGCAAAGCGTCGACTGATCGAGTTTCTGGACGTGATTACAGATGACGAAAACGCGTTCTTCGAGCGCTCGTTCGACGCCCTTGACGTGCCAGTTGCGGAGCGAACCGATCCGGAACTGACCGATACGACCGAAGCGATGACCGATCTGCTGACGGCGGCAGCCAATCAGGGTGGGTACGCCGAGACGCTTGCGGTACTCGTCCCCGCTGAATGGGTCTACCTCACGTGGGCGACCGCCGAGGCCGACGACCGCCCCGACGCGTTTTATTTCAGTGAGTGGATCGACCTCCACGTAAACCCCGGTTTCGTTTCCTTTGTCGACTGGCTCCGCGGGCAGTTGGATTCGGTCGGCCCGACGCTTTCGCCCCGCCAGCAAGGGCGCGTGGCTCGGCTATTCGAACGAACTGTTGCGTTAGAAGTCGACTTCTTCGAAGCCGCCTACGACGCTCAGTAA
- the mobB gene encoding molybdopterin-guanine dinucleotide biosynthesis protein B has protein sequence MPTVCLVGPSDSGKTTLMESLVDTLGAHGTVATIKSIHHDIEPDTPGKDTYRHREAGADTVVGLTPSLAFQITPGGKAAAPSEMALLEQTVESLTADGYDFVLIEGFHDSPYPKIEVGERDDTEPPIVASGTVDTIDIEAVATSIADGTLFEGVE, from the coding sequence ATGCCCACAGTCTGTCTCGTTGGTCCCAGCGACAGCGGGAAAACCACCCTCATGGAGTCGCTGGTCGACACCCTCGGCGCACACGGCACCGTTGCGACGATCAAATCCATTCACCACGATATCGAGCCCGACACGCCCGGTAAGGACACCTATCGCCACCGCGAGGCGGGAGCCGACACTGTCGTCGGTCTCACGCCGTCGCTTGCGTTTCAGATCACACCGGGTGGTAAGGCGGCGGCTCCCAGCGAGATGGCACTGCTTGAACAGACCGTAGAGAGCCTCACAGCCGATGGTTACGACTTCGTACTCATCGAGGGGTTCCACGACTCGCCGTATCCCAAAATAGAGGTTGGCGAGCGCGATGACACCGAACCACCGATTGTCGCCAGCGGAACGGTCGACACTATCGATATCGAGGCGGTGGCGACGTCGATTGCTGATGGGACGCTGTTCGAGGGTGTAGAATAG
- a CDS encoding DICT sensory domain-containing protein, giving the protein MSVDEPPAEAVSDIAAFFDTPPTAVSVHDASETRPEVVLRVDGEELLTASMAELWEAVTTTAEVIRTEPDPISMIDRLDTVTFRSQSVPQLVVASRYVERRAERQDEGTLYACFQHLSRVKRDLRTMLYYSVLGRSSLEIHLFGLPDTDLLDTDGLTVHDESSEELARTWLVAYDGNGDDDLKAALVAQEVGPRQYHGFWTVDPDRVDEIISHLTDTYFS; this is encoded by the coding sequence GTGTCCGTCGACGAGCCACCTGCCGAGGCTGTCTCCGATATTGCGGCGTTCTTCGATACTCCACCTACAGCAGTGAGTGTCCACGATGCCAGTGAGACCAGACCGGAAGTCGTACTGAGAGTCGACGGCGAGGAGCTACTGACAGCATCGATGGCAGAACTATGGGAGGCGGTGACGACCACTGCGGAGGTGATTCGGACCGAACCCGATCCCATTTCGATGATCGACCGGCTCGATACCGTCACGTTTCGCTCCCAGAGCGTGCCACAGCTGGTCGTTGCCTCACGCTATGTCGAACGCCGGGCCGAACGACAGGATGAGGGGACGCTGTATGCCTGTTTTCAGCATCTCTCACGGGTCAAACGTGATCTCCGGACGATGCTCTACTACAGTGTCCTCGGCCGAAGCAGCCTTGAAATCCATCTGTTCGGGCTTCCGGACACCGATCTCCTCGACACCGACGGGCTGACCGTCCACGACGAGTCGAGCGAGGAACTCGCCCGGACGTGGCTCGTCGCCTACGACGGTAACGGAGACGACGACCTGAAAGCCGCGCTGGTCGCCCAAGAGGTCGGCCCACGTCAGTACCATGGGTTCTGGACCGTCGACCCGGATCGCGTCGACGAGATCATCTCACATCTCACCGACACCTATTTTTCTTGA
- a CDS encoding helix-turn-helix domain-containing protein — protein sequence MTESRRAKGLYARIRVRPVRECILRQLSEEHVVQQYMPGTPDGNRPQVLVEPATETEGNSLNADSIEQTIWLGDRVVCLLRHCESTPPKRESTTENQPPPDSRNPNCGMVLYGFGHLPVAPVAVQLSDGWLELHFVTTAYPKLRETISDLREAAFDVDLRQVVQSDRTSVPLLDELPMLSMVDLSVLTDRQREVATVAIEMGYFEETGATAEETADALDISKSTLSEHLRIVIRKLLSQIIP from the coding sequence GTGACTGAATCCCGTAGAGCGAAGGGGCTGTACGCCCGAATACGAGTTCGACCGGTTCGGGAGTGTATTCTCCGTCAGCTTTCTGAAGAACACGTTGTCCAGCAGTATATGCCGGGAACACCCGACGGGAACCGGCCACAGGTACTCGTTGAGCCAGCGACCGAGACCGAAGGCAACTCGCTGAACGCAGACTCCATCGAGCAGACCATTTGGCTGGGCGACCGGGTGGTCTGTCTGCTTCGACACTGCGAGTCGACACCCCCGAAACGAGAATCGACCACAGAGAACCAGCCACCCCCTGACTCTCGGAACCCTAACTGCGGAATGGTGTTGTACGGGTTTGGGCATCTCCCCGTGGCACCGGTCGCAGTTCAGCTCTCGGATGGGTGGCTTGAACTCCATTTCGTCACAACTGCGTATCCGAAACTCCGGGAGACAATCAGCGACCTCCGCGAGGCGGCGTTCGATGTCGACCTCCGACAGGTGGTCCAGAGCGACCGCACGTCGGTTCCACTGCTCGATGAACTCCCGATGTTGTCGATGGTTGATCTCTCGGTACTTACCGACAGACAGCGGGAGGTCGCGACGGTTGCTATCGAGATGGGATACTTCGAGGAGACGGGAGCGACTGCCGAGGAGACCGCCGACGCACTGGATATCTCGAAGTCGACGCTATCGGAACATCTCCGGATCGTCATTCGGAAACTCCTCTCGCAGATTATCCCATAG
- a CDS encoding PAS domain S-box protein: MSSRDTTLNQSQPQRQIVVYETSDPPQDGLDSRLDATTSQTTIRSASDPVGLVDTLTESTTDCLVCYYGTETTAATEALYELLAKARPNLPRVAYLTSSEALPSAHELGFTAVHLRRETDDTAALTARVQAAINATEARGPEQTLQRLVAATVDTEGTVRQLAGGSQNTAHPDDQPALWTLPWAPSKQAVDSALEAALATPGRPATVGTAADASDLIVVTAGGSGTSTNGASPTAVDRITVVGAIATDSAGVDGPTVVDDVTATDDTELAMAEEVERYEQILDTVSDGVYALDPVGQFTYVNQGLADLTGYSRSELLGSHVSICKSESTVERAETAVREQIDRAQTDSETVSDISLELEIETADGQAIPCMDHIALLPFDDQFRGSVGVLRDVSAQQEREQTLSGLLTVTRALMAAETTRDVADLVVEAVSDVLGYDRAIVHLVDEETTRLRPEAATETVSRAVDTLSSVDVSEGPVGSVFELGSTQLYEPSEAAGAEYRTADVLMSVPLGSYGTLTVGASEGDGFEASDRQFIQLLTANAEEALNRTQRRQTLRRYEMILESVQEMMCVVDSTGRIKLLTDPLARRLDRDRSQLVGQQLSTLLTESQTDPQNGPLADLFEAQSATDITFKDQLAVGDDEPVPVSVEASQLPHVEGRPEAVVSIHDISDLISAKEAAAAERERFTYLFENLTDPVDEIRVGDNPQIKGVNSAFRTQFGEPVDIDPGLSADSHAAPIALDERLVESEIGQSLSDEFRSEDDRELKLSTNEGTKYFLYRSIPYELDDELCGFEIYSDITRLKQREIQLQVLHRLLRHNLRNDLNVIEGFAEMLKTELDNEQHQQFAAHIHTNATQLAELSETAKTIEAVAGHRSLSREPIAIGDLVRSTVESCAQSYEHAEIFLEDFPEIAISAGPHLETAIAELVENAIEHNDADSPRVSISVEVDTETATVTISDNGPGVPPEEWAVVTGDKEISQLEHGSGLGLWLVRWVTEEGVIESVTHEDAGCWNCVYERQHPARGDFYRRVLQCNGDRDARVVRAS; this comes from the coding sequence ATGAGCAGCCGGGATACGACACTCAACCAAAGCCAACCACAGCGACAGATTGTGGTGTACGAGACGTCGGACCCCCCGCAGGATGGACTCGACTCCCGGCTTGATGCAACTACCTCCCAGACGACCATCCGGTCCGCCTCCGATCCGGTTGGTCTTGTGGATACGTTGACGGAGTCGACGACCGACTGTCTCGTCTGCTACTACGGTACCGAAACGACAGCTGCAACAGAAGCACTGTACGAACTACTGGCGAAAGCCCGCCCGAATCTCCCACGGGTCGCCTACCTCACATCGAGCGAGGCACTGCCTTCGGCACACGAACTCGGGTTTACCGCGGTCCATCTGCGCCGTGAGACCGATGACACGGCCGCCCTCACTGCACGAGTTCAGGCCGCGATCAACGCCACCGAGGCGAGGGGGCCCGAACAGACACTCCAGCGACTGGTGGCAGCCACAGTCGACACCGAGGGGACCGTTCGACAGCTGGCTGGGGGGAGTCAGAATACAGCTCACCCTGACGACCAGCCAGCGCTCTGGACGCTGCCGTGGGCACCCTCGAAACAGGCCGTCGACAGCGCGCTCGAAGCGGCACTCGCCACACCGGGTCGGCCCGCCACTGTCGGCACAGCCGCCGACGCGAGCGACCTGATCGTGGTTACTGCTGGCGGTTCTGGAACCAGCACAAACGGAGCGTCCCCAACAGCGGTCGACCGGATAACCGTCGTGGGCGCGATAGCGACCGATTCGGCGGGCGTCGACGGACCCACAGTGGTCGACGACGTCACAGCCACTGACGACACCGAACTAGCGATGGCCGAGGAGGTCGAACGCTACGAACAGATCCTCGATACGGTCTCGGATGGCGTCTATGCGCTCGATCCGGTGGGACAGTTCACCTACGTTAATCAGGGGTTGGCCGACCTCACCGGCTACAGTCGGTCGGAACTGCTCGGCTCCCACGTCAGCATCTGTAAAAGCGAGTCGACGGTCGAACGGGCCGAAACAGCCGTTCGTGAACAGATCGACCGGGCCCAAACTGATTCCGAGACGGTGAGTGATATCTCGCTGGAGCTGGAGATCGAGACGGCCGATGGGCAGGCGATCCCGTGTATGGACCACATTGCGCTGCTGCCGTTCGACGACCAGTTCCGCGGGAGCGTCGGGGTGCTCCGGGATGTCAGCGCCCAACAGGAACGCGAGCAGACACTGAGTGGACTGCTGACGGTGACGCGGGCACTGATGGCCGCCGAGACCACGCGGGATGTCGCGGATCTCGTCGTCGAGGCCGTCTCGGACGTGCTGGGATACGACCGGGCAATCGTCCATCTGGTCGACGAGGAGACGACCCGTCTCCGCCCGGAGGCGGCCACCGAAACCGTCTCTAGGGCGGTCGACACCCTCAGTTCCGTCGACGTCAGCGAGGGACCGGTCGGCTCCGTTTTCGAATTGGGATCTACACAGCTCTACGAGCCGAGCGAGGCAGCCGGTGCCGAGTACAGGACGGCCGACGTGCTGATGAGTGTCCCGCTCGGCTCCTACGGGACGCTGACAGTCGGTGCCAGCGAAGGCGACGGGTTCGAAGCCTCCGACCGACAATTCATTCAACTGCTGACCGCGAACGCCGAGGAGGCACTCAACCGCACCCAGCGTCGACAGACGCTCCGGCGCTACGAGATGATTCTGGAGTCCGTCCAGGAGATGATGTGTGTCGTCGACAGCACCGGGCGGATCAAACTCCTCACCGATCCACTGGCGAGACGGCTCGACCGTGACCGGTCACAGCTGGTCGGCCAACAGCTTTCGACATTGCTCACCGAATCCCAAACCGATCCGCAAAACGGTCCGTTGGCAGACCTCTTCGAGGCGCAGTCGGCGACAGATATCACGTTCAAAGATCAGCTGGCCGTTGGCGACGACGAGCCAGTGCCGGTCAGTGTCGAAGCCTCCCAACTCCCTCACGTCGAGGGTCGACCGGAGGCTGTTGTCAGCATCCACGACATCTCGGATCTGATCTCGGCCAAGGAGGCCGCCGCCGCCGAGCGCGAGCGGTTTACCTATCTGTTCGAGAACCTCACCGATCCAGTCGACGAGATCAGGGTTGGCGACAACCCCCAGATCAAAGGTGTCAACAGTGCGTTTCGGACACAGTTCGGCGAGCCGGTCGACATTGATCCCGGTCTCTCGGCCGACAGCCACGCGGCACCGATTGCACTCGATGAACGGCTCGTCGAAAGCGAGATCGGGCAGTCGCTGTCCGACGAGTTCCGCTCGGAGGACGACCGCGAGCTAAAACTCTCGACGAACGAGGGGACCAAATACTTCCTCTATCGGAGTATCCCCTACGAACTCGACGACGAGCTCTGTGGGTTCGAGATCTACTCCGACATCACCAGGCTCAAACAGCGAGAGATCCAGCTTCAGGTACTGCACCGCCTCCTGCGACACAACCTCCGGAACGATCTCAACGTTATCGAAGGGTTCGCGGAGATGCTGAAAACCGAACTCGACAACGAACAGCACCAGCAGTTCGCCGCCCACATCCACACCAACGCCACGCAGTTGGCCGAACTCAGCGAGACCGCCAAAACAATCGAGGCGGTCGCCGGTCATCGCTCCCTGAGCCGCGAGCCGATAGCTATCGGCGACCTCGTTCGGTCGACGGTCGAAAGCTGTGCCCAGTCGTACGAACATGCCGAGATCTTCCTCGAAGACTTCCCGGAGATCGCTATCTCGGCAGGACCTCATCTCGAAACCGCCATCGCTGAGCTGGTCGAAAACGCTATCGAACACAACGACGCCGACTCACCGCGCGTCTCGATCAGCGTCGAGGTCGACACCGAAACAGCCACCGTAACGATCAGTGACAACGGGCCGGGAGTTCCACCCGAGGAGTGGGCGGTCGTCACCGGCGACAAGGAGATCTCACAGCTCGAACACGGCAGCGGACTCGGCCTCTGGCTGGTCCGATGGGTAACCGAAGAGGGTGTCATAGAAAGCGTCACACACGAAGACGCAGGATGTTGGAACTGTGTCTACGAGCGCCAGCATCCTGCAAGAGGAGACTTCTATCGACGAGTTCTTCAATGTAATGGCGACCGAGACGCTCGCGTTGTTCGAGCATCTTGA
- a CDS encoding transposase, whose translation MATETLALFEHLEFDFLEEFDVFAPARRGRTRDHHPPALFRAFLHCYYKNVYGIRPVTRELQNTVVWLSCGFDRPPSRDAVDRFLTDLEHVVDEVFDRLVEQAACRGLLDLTYSIDSTDVRTMPADQDASKGYDPTAEEYYHGYGCTIVSTGQKIPIAAEFTESKQAPEETAMRVTCDALAVEKPIWMLGDSAYDTLGWHDHLLAAGVVPVAPYNARNTDDPKDIEYRVEARIDEHSEDVQLKQSTLDETYNRRSGVERTNDAVKDCGLGHVRARGRVHARAQVFLALCLRLVIAITNDERGDNPGSTVITL comes from the coding sequence ATGGCGACCGAGACGCTCGCGTTGTTCGAGCATCTTGAGTTCGACTTTCTCGAAGAATTCGATGTGTTCGCCCCCGCTCGCCGGGGGCGAACACGAGATCATCACCCACCAGCACTCTTCCGAGCGTTCCTGCACTGCTACTACAAGAACGTCTACGGCATCCGTCCAGTCACGCGAGAACTCCAGAACACGGTCGTCTGGCTCAGCTGTGGCTTCGATCGACCGCCGTCGAGAGACGCGGTCGATCGCTTCCTCACCGACCTCGAACACGTCGTCGACGAGGTCTTCGACCGCCTCGTCGAGCAGGCCGCCTGCCGCGGCCTGCTCGACTTGACCTACTCCATCGATTCCACCGACGTGAGGACGATGCCCGCCGACCAAGACGCGTCGAAAGGCTACGATCCAACCGCCGAAGAGTACTACCACGGCTACGGCTGTACGATCGTCTCGACCGGGCAAAAGATCCCGATTGCCGCGGAGTTCACCGAGAGCAAGCAAGCGCCAGAGGAGACGGCGATGCGCGTCACGTGTGACGCGCTCGCCGTCGAGAAACCGATCTGGATGCTTGGAGACAGCGCCTACGACACGCTCGGCTGGCACGACCACCTGCTGGCCGCAGGGGTCGTGCCAGTCGCTCCGTACAACGCACGAAACACCGACGATCCGAAAGACATCGAGTACAGGGTCGAAGCCCGCATCGACGAACACAGCGAGGACGTTCAGCTGAAGCAATCGACGCTAGACGAGACGTACAACCGCCGGAGTGGAGTCGAACGAACCAACGACGCCGTCAAGGACTGCGGCCTCGGGCACGTTCGCGCCCGAGGCCGCGTCCACGCACGAGCACAAGTGTTCCTCGCGCTGTGCCTTCGTCTCGTTATTGCGATCACCAACGACGAACGCGGAGACAATCCAGGAAGCACCGTCATCACGCTATGA
- a CDS encoding replication factor C large subunit, with translation MVDWTESYRPRSLSELRGNNKARDALQKWADTWDDHREAVIIYGSPGVGKTSAAHALANDMGWETVELNASDQRTGDVIERFAGRAAMNATLSGSASGGGAAGADTASRQLVVMDEADNIHGNYDRGGKAAITDLVKNSGQPIILIANEFYDMSRGLRNACQEIEFRDVGARSIVPALRDICRHEGIEYEQDALDAIAETNSGDLRGAVKDLQAAAEGRDSISEADVVTGERDTSMDIFPFLDAVFKEESAEESIQSAYRVDETPDDLTKWLEDNMLGVYDADEAARAYDFLANADIWLGRVRASQNYSYWRYATDNAAGGVAAARNGTKGGWTRYGRPQFWPGSDKTADEVCRRIADRGGMSMAIARRAVLPFLSAMTHHCKPRELTVAMAAAYDFDESQVSFITGSGESTKKVGSIVEDAEAARDDAIEAHAGDAFMQRENDDAESDGTENEFVETANDSSTASVDDPPEEDEPDDGDDEDQAGLSDFV, from the coding sequence ATGGTTGATTGGACCGAAAGCTACCGCCCACGGAGTCTCTCGGAGCTCCGGGGGAACAACAAGGCCCGCGACGCGCTCCAGAAGTGGGCCGACACGTGGGACGACCACCGGGAGGCGGTCATCATCTACGGCTCGCCGGGCGTCGGGAAAACGTCGGCAGCCCACGCGCTGGCCAACGATATGGGGTGGGAGACGGTCGAACTCAACGCCTCCGACCAGCGGACCGGCGACGTGATCGAGCGGTTCGCGGGGCGGGCGGCGATGAACGCTACCCTCTCGGGCAGCGCTTCGGGTGGCGGCGCAGCAGGCGCGGATACGGCCAGTCGACAGCTCGTCGTCATGGACGAGGCTGACAACATCCACGGCAACTACGACCGCGGCGGCAAGGCCGCAATCACCGACCTCGTCAAGAACTCCGGCCAGCCGATCATCCTGATCGCCAACGAGTTCTACGATATGAGCCGCGGCCTCCGAAACGCCTGTCAAGAGATCGAGTTCCGCGACGTTGGCGCACGCTCTATCGTCCCCGCGCTCCGAGACATCTGTCGACACGAAGGAATTGAATACGAACAGGACGCCCTCGATGCAATCGCCGAGACAAACAGTGGTGATCTGCGTGGCGCAGTCAAAGACCTTCAGGCCGCCGCCGAGGGCCGGGATTCGATCAGCGAAGCCGACGTAGTCACCGGCGAGCGGGACACCTCGATGGACATCTTTCCGTTCTTGGATGCGGTTTTCAAAGAGGAATCGGCCGAAGAATCCATCCAGTCGGCCTATCGCGTCGACGAGACACCCGACGACCTGACCAAGTGGCTCGAAGACAACATGCTGGGCGTTTACGACGCCGACGAGGCCGCGCGGGCCTACGATTTCCTCGCGAACGCCGATATCTGGCTGGGTCGCGTGCGGGCCAGCCAGAACTACAGCTACTGGCGGTATGCAACGGATAACGCCGCCGGAGGTGTTGCCGCGGCCCGAAATGGAACGAAAGGCGGCTGGACGCGCTACGGTCGACCCCAGTTTTGGCCCGGCTCGGACAAAACCGCCGACGAGGTGTGTCGACGGATTGCCGACCGCGGCGGGATGAGCATGGCCATCGCTCGCCGAGCCGTGTTGCCGTTCCTCTCGGCGATGACCCACCACTGCAAGCCGCGGGAGTTGACGGTGGCGATGGCTGCGGCCTACGACTTCGACGAATCGCAGGTCTCGTTCATCACGGGGAGCGGCGAGTCGACCAAGAAAGTTGGCTCGATTGTCGAAGACGCCGAGGCAGCACGCGACGATGCAATCGAAGCCCACGCTGGCGACGCGTTTATGCAGCGAGAAAATGATGATGCGGAGTCTGATGGGACTGAAAACGAGTTCGTTGAGACGGCAAACGACTCGTCGACAGCGAGTGTCGACGACCCACCAGAGGAGGACGAACCGGACGACGGTGACGACGAGGATCAGGCGGGGTTGTCTGATTTCGTCTGA